One part of the Streptomyces nigra genome encodes these proteins:
- a CDS encoding sensor histidine kinase has translation MDRTTQLGVNHAPDEIRGFSVAAGLVGLRRVMSLCWMASAAFGRSLAVSGAIWLVGPGLGVVPRAMEGVRNLAARRRELALRWSGVEIPGPPGPPPPAPEGASWPAARYRWIMSDPQTRREWVWVLVDPLAGALLAFFPLALILSGVWGVFLAFFGVPLSVEWDGLWYQFIPVEGQATAVLAGVLGVLQLPLALWVAPRAVRRHALYTRSMLAPSESELMAGRIQHLATTRSEAVDTQMAEIRRIERDLHDGAQARLVAMGMTLDAAEHRLESDPEAVRALLAEARESSSKALEELRDLVRGIHPPVLADRGLADAVRALAMVCPVRTEVHVDLPGRPEMPVESAAYFAISEILTNVAKHSGADRAWIDLRYDRGMLRITVTDDGQGGADVSRGTGLRGIERRLATFDGVLAVNSPVNGPTMVTMELPCVLPSPKTTSS, from the coding sequence ATGGACCGCACGACGCAGCTCGGGGTGAATCACGCGCCCGACGAGATCAGGGGATTCTCGGTCGCGGCCGGACTGGTCGGGCTGCGCAGGGTGATGTCCCTGTGCTGGATGGCGTCGGCGGCCTTCGGCCGGTCCCTGGCGGTGTCCGGGGCGATCTGGCTGGTCGGCCCCGGCCTCGGCGTGGTGCCGCGCGCCATGGAGGGCGTGCGCAACCTCGCCGCCCGCCGGCGGGAGCTGGCCCTGCGCTGGTCCGGGGTCGAGATCCCCGGCCCGCCCGGCCCGCCGCCCCCCGCACCCGAGGGAGCCTCCTGGCCCGCCGCCCGCTACCGGTGGATCATGAGCGACCCGCAGACCCGCCGGGAATGGGTCTGGGTGCTCGTCGACCCACTGGCCGGCGCCTTACTGGCCTTCTTCCCGCTCGCCCTGATCCTCAGCGGCGTCTGGGGTGTCTTCCTCGCCTTCTTCGGGGTCCCGCTGTCCGTCGAATGGGACGGCCTGTGGTACCAGTTCATCCCGGTCGAGGGCCAGGCCACCGCCGTCCTCGCCGGCGTCCTGGGCGTCCTCCAGTTGCCGCTCGCCCTGTGGGTGGCGCCGCGCGCCGTCCGCCGGCACGCCCTGTACACCCGCTCCATGCTCGCCCCCAGCGAGAGCGAGCTGATGGCCGGCCGCATCCAGCACCTGGCCACCACCCGCTCCGAGGCCGTCGACACACAGATGGCCGAGATCCGCCGTATCGAACGCGACCTCCACGACGGCGCCCAGGCCCGCCTGGTCGCGATGGGCATGACCCTCGACGCCGCCGAACACCGTCTGGAGAGCGACCCGGAGGCCGTGCGCGCCCTGCTCGCCGAGGCCCGCGAGTCCTCCTCCAAGGCGCTGGAGGAACTGCGCGACCTCGTGCGCGGCATCCACCCGCCGGTCCTCGCCGACCGCGGACTCGCGGACGCCGTACGGGCGTTGGCGATGGTCTGCCCGGTCCGCACCGAGGTCCACGTCGACCTGCCGGGCCGCCCCGAGATGCCGGTCGAGTCCGCGGCGTACTTCGCGATCTCCGAGATCCTGACCAACGTCGCCAAGCACTCCGGCGCCGACCGGGCCTGGATCGACCTTCGTTACGATCGCGGGATGCTGCGCATCACCGTCACGGACGACGGCCAGGGCGGTGCGGACGTCTCGCGCGGCACCGGTCTGCGGGGCATCGAGCGCCGGCTCGCCACCTTCGACGGCGTCCTCGCCGTCAACAGCCCCGTGAACGGCCCGACCATGGTGACGATGGAGCTTCCTTGCGTATTGCCCTCGCCGAAGACCACTTCCTCCTGA
- a CDS encoding glutathione peroxidase yields MTTQDSTSPLDVDIDALTGGSADLSQYAGKAVLVVNVASKCGLTPQYNGLEKLQERYAERGFTVLGVPCNQFLGQEPGSAEEIAEFCSATYGVTFPMTEKVEVNGEARHPLYERLVGFADADGHSGDIRWNFEKFLIGRDGTVVARFSPQTEPEDAALVAAVEAQLA; encoded by the coding sequence ATGACGACCCAAGACAGCACCTCCCCCCTCGACGTCGACATCGACGCCCTCACCGGCGGCTCCGCCGACCTCTCCCAGTACGCCGGCAAGGCCGTGCTGGTCGTGAACGTCGCCTCCAAGTGCGGGCTGACCCCGCAGTACAACGGCCTGGAGAAGCTCCAGGAGCGCTACGCCGAGCGCGGCTTCACCGTGCTCGGGGTGCCCTGCAACCAGTTCCTCGGCCAGGAGCCCGGCTCCGCCGAGGAGATCGCCGAGTTCTGCTCGGCCACGTACGGCGTGACCTTCCCGATGACGGAGAAGGTCGAGGTGAACGGAGAGGCCCGGCACCCGCTGTACGAGCGGCTCGTGGGCTTCGCCGACGCCGACGGGCACAGCGGCGACATCCGCTGGAACTTCGAGAAGTTCCTCATCGGCCGGGACGGCACGGTCGTCGCCCGCTTCTCGCCGCAGACCGAGCCGGAGGACGCCGCGCTCGTGGCGGCCGTCGAGGCGCAGCTGGCCTGA
- a CDS encoding ArsR/SmtB family transcription factor — translation MGWWQLNADTLARSRFVLSPFAETFASLKLLHAGIPAHPGERAWLRAHLPGYRSRLAADPTTARLVGAALGRSWIADFVAPTPRDGERFEGVVARVRSADPAAARAHLTVSLGGPLPADLDRDDLPERAARLLEYVWTRTVRPYWDRRRRILEADVAARTARVSQGGWAAVLDSLRPGQTRWLGGNRLQVNLQEYPPREISGAELVFMPVTPRTGWVSWEEPDRYALVYACSGPLTDPDARSVPAGLSALLGPARATVLVLLGSPMSTSHLVAVTGQGLGSVGRHLRVLRDAGLVERRRAGRSVLYARTPAGDTLVAARAAAGDDLVDARTPAGDGLVDARRRRDQGRS, via the coding sequence GTGGGGTGGTGGCAGCTCAACGCGGACACGCTGGCGCGCAGCCGGTTCGTGCTCTCGCCGTTCGCGGAGACGTTCGCGAGTCTGAAGCTGCTGCACGCGGGCATCCCGGCGCACCCCGGTGAGCGGGCGTGGCTGCGCGCCCATCTGCCCGGCTACCGGTCCCGGCTGGCCGCGGACCCGACGACCGCGCGGCTGGTGGGCGCCGCGCTCGGGCGGTCCTGGATCGCCGACTTCGTCGCGCCCACCCCGCGGGACGGGGAGCGCTTCGAGGGCGTCGTCGCCCGGGTGCGGTCCGCCGACCCGGCCGCCGCCCGCGCCCATCTCACCGTCTCCCTCGGCGGGCCGCTCCCCGCCGACCTGGACCGCGACGACCTGCCGGAGCGGGCCGCGCGGCTCCTCGAGTACGTCTGGACCCGGACCGTACGGCCGTACTGGGACCGGCGCCGGCGGATCCTGGAGGCGGACGTGGCCGCCCGGACCGCGCGGGTCAGCCAGGGCGGCTGGGCCGCGGTGCTGGACTCCCTGCGGCCGGGCCAGACCCGCTGGCTCGGCGGGAACCGGCTCCAGGTCAATCTGCAGGAGTACCCGCCCCGCGAGATCTCCGGCGCGGAGCTGGTCTTCATGCCGGTCACCCCGCGGACCGGCTGGGTGTCCTGGGAGGAGCCCGACCGCTACGCCCTCGTCTACGCCTGCTCCGGCCCGCTCACCGACCCGGACGCCCGGAGCGTCCCCGCGGGGCTCTCCGCGCTGCTGGGTCCCGCCCGGGCCACGGTCCTGGTCCTCCTCGGCTCCCCGATGAGCACGAGCCATCTGGTCGCCGTGACCGGGCAGGGCCTGGGCTCGGTCGGACGGCATCTGCGGGTGCTGCGGGACGCGGGACTGGTGGAGCGGCGGCGGGCGGGCCGCTCGGTGCTGTACGCGCGGACGCCGGCGGGCGACACCCTCGTCGCCGCGCGTGCGGCGGCCGGGGACGACCTCGTGGACGCGCGGACGCCGGCTGGAGACGGCCTCGTCGACGCCCGGCGGCGGCGCGATCAGGGGCGGAGTTAG
- a CDS encoding CBS domain-containing protein, with amino-acid sequence MTTAQPQYRAAHRISETRVDGRDTAGPRVRDDMTVEVALSLMAGARVDHLVLCDGDDQSTGTVTRERLAVLRRSPAYTDRIRLRDVHVLDTPVTPVTGRCHRELGVAAFSS; translated from the coding sequence ATGACGACGGCTCAGCCGCAGTACCGGGCAGCACACCGCATCTCCGAGACCAGGGTCGACGGGCGGGACACCGCCGGGCCCCGGGTCCGGGACGACATGACGGTCGAGGTGGCGCTGTCCCTCATGGCCGGCGCCCGGGTCGACCACCTCGTCCTGTGCGACGGGGACGACCAGAGCACCGGCACGGTCACCCGGGAACGGCTCGCCGTCCTGCGCCGCAGCCCCGCCTATACGGACCGGATCCGGCTGCGCGACGTCCACGTGCTGGACACGCCGGTCACGCCGGTCACCGGAAGGTGTCATCGGGAGCTGGGCGTGGCCGCCTTCTCCTCCTGA
- a CDS encoding helix-turn-helix domain-containing protein has product MASNVNPTVRRRRLGQELRRLRELKGMTAEEVAERLLVSQSKISRLENGRRSISQRDVRDLCGVYEVEDHRIVDSLMQMAKDSRQQGWWHSFGDIPYSVYIGLETDAASLRVYDPQVVPGLLQTKQYAEALIAGALPETAPTEIEKRVQVRMRRQERISTEENPLRLWTVLDEAALRRVVGNRSLMRDQLEQLVEQSLLPHVTVQVIPFDMGAHPGLNGQYAILEFPDAADSSVVYIEGVTSDLYLEKANDVQKYSVMYEHLRAQALNVEQSRQFIADIAKEYAR; this is encoded by the coding sequence GTGGCGTCCAATGTCAATCCCACCGTCAGGCGACGCCGGCTGGGCCAGGAGTTGCGCAGGCTCCGCGAGCTCAAGGGCATGACCGCCGAGGAAGTGGCCGAACGGCTGCTGGTCTCCCAGTCGAAGATCAGCCGGCTGGAGAACGGACGGCGCAGCATCAGCCAGCGCGACGTCCGCGACCTGTGCGGGGTCTACGAGGTGGAGGACCACCGGATCGTCGACTCCCTGATGCAGATGGCCAAGGACTCGCGTCAGCAGGGCTGGTGGCACTCCTTCGGCGACATCCCCTACAGCGTCTACATCGGCCTGGAGACCGACGCGGCCAGTCTGCGCGTGTACGACCCGCAGGTCGTGCCGGGCCTGCTGCAGACGAAGCAGTACGCGGAGGCCCTGATCGCCGGGGCGCTGCCCGAGACGGCGCCGACGGAGATCGAGAAGCGCGTCCAGGTGCGGATGCGCCGACAGGAACGAATCTCCACCGAGGAGAACCCGCTGCGGCTGTGGACCGTGCTGGACGAGGCGGCCCTGCGCCGGGTCGTCGGCAACCGCTCCCTGATGCGGGATCAGCTCGAGCAGCTCGTCGAGCAGTCCCTGCTGCCGCACGTCACCGTGCAGGTGATCCCCTTCGACATGGGCGCCCACCCGGGCCTCAACGGCCAGTACGCGATCCTGGAGTTCCCGGACGCGGCCGACTCCAGCGTCGTCTACATCGAGGGCGTCACGAGCGACCTGTACCTGGAGAAGGCGAACGACGTGCAGAAGTACAGCGTGATGTACGAGCACCTGCGGGCGCAGGCCCTGAACGTCGAGCAGTCACGGCAGTTCATCGCGGACATCGCCAAGGAGTACGCGCGCTGA
- a CDS encoding GOLPH3/VPS74 family protein has protein sequence MGRSRRTLPEELLLLALDPATGTTAQPQSLDLGLAGAQLVELALAGRIAPDGDRIAVVAPRPTGDPTLDCALELLRRRGAPVRAVHWIGGPRLGLRQTYLSHLERCGMVHAVAGQMCGVLPTTRYQATDNEISREIRARLDSAIRTGVPPDPRTAALAALAHAVGLGKHLYPGNEGRSSRSRLRDLIRHDPMGGLVAHAVMDVQNGAAAQPRRGQTPSGRPPGPGGRPSAEPARGVPAQPRRGSMARVVAH, from the coding sequence ATGGGCAGGAGCCGCAGAACACTTCCGGAGGAGCTTCTGCTGCTGGCGTTGGACCCGGCCACGGGTACCACCGCGCAGCCGCAGTCGCTCGACCTCGGTCTGGCCGGAGCACAGCTAGTGGAGCTGGCGCTGGCCGGACGGATAGCCCCAGACGGGGATCGTATCGCCGTGGTGGCACCACGGCCGACAGGAGATCCGACACTGGACTGCGCGTTGGAGTTGCTGCGAAGGCGTGGCGCTCCGGTACGGGCCGTCCACTGGATCGGCGGGCCCCGCCTGGGGCTGCGCCAGACCTATCTCTCGCATCTGGAGAGGTGCGGCATGGTCCATGCCGTGGCCGGCCAGATGTGCGGGGTGTTGCCGACGACTCGCTATCAGGCGACGGACAACGAGATCAGCCGGGAGATCAGGGCCCGGCTGGACTCCGCGATCCGCACCGGCGTACCGCCGGACCCGCGGACCGCGGCGCTCGCCGCCCTGGCCCACGCGGTCGGTCTCGGCAAGCACCTGTATCCGGGCAACGAGGGGCGTTCCTCTCGCTCCCGGCTGCGGGATCTGATCCGGCACGACCCCATGGGCGGCCTCGTCGCGCACGCGGTGATGGACGTCCAGAACGGCGCGGCCGCACAGCCGCGTCGCGGGCAGACTCCGTCCGGCCGTCCCCCGGGCCCCGGCGGAAGGCCGTCGGCGGAACCCGCGCGCGGTGTCCCGGCGCAGCCGCGCCGAGGATCCATGGCGCGGGTCGTGGCCCACTGA
- a CDS encoding response regulator transcription factor, which produces MRIALAEDHFLLRDGLIRLLGAHGHEVVAAVDNGTELLDALVERRPDVAVVDVRLPPTFTDEGLRAVLAARERVPDLPVLLLSQYVEPLYARELLAGGGRGVGYLLKDRVTNGGHFLDAIRRVAEGGTAMDPEVISKLLLRKERDVAVGSLSEREREVLEWVAQGRSNAGIAQGLFISEKAVAKHIGNIFTKLGLLPTDGDNRRVLAVLAYLDQ; this is translated from the coding sequence TTGCGTATTGCCCTCGCCGAAGACCACTTCCTCCTGAGGGACGGGCTGATCCGTCTCCTCGGCGCCCACGGCCACGAGGTCGTCGCCGCCGTGGACAACGGGACGGAACTGCTCGACGCGCTCGTCGAGCGGCGGCCGGACGTCGCGGTCGTCGACGTCCGGCTGCCGCCGACGTTCACGGACGAGGGCCTGCGCGCGGTGCTCGCCGCCCGCGAACGTGTCCCGGACCTGCCGGTCCTGCTCCTCTCCCAGTACGTCGAGCCGCTGTACGCCCGCGAGTTGCTGGCCGGTGGCGGCCGGGGCGTCGGCTACCTGCTCAAGGACCGCGTCACCAACGGCGGCCACTTCCTCGACGCCATCCGCCGGGTGGCGGAGGGCGGCACCGCGATGGACCCCGAGGTGATCTCCAAGCTCCTGCTCCGCAAGGAGCGCGACGTAGCCGTCGGCAGCCTCTCGGAGCGCGAGCGCGAGGTCCTGGAGTGGGTGGCGCAGGGCCGCTCGAACGCGGGGATCGCCCAGGGCCTGTTCATCTCCGAGAAGGCCGTCGCCAAGCACATCGGCAACATCTTCACCAAGCTCGGTCTCCTGCCGACGGACGGGGACAACCGCAGGGTGCTGGCCGTGCTGGCGTATCTCGACCAGTAG
- a CDS encoding DUF397 domain-containing protein — MAIRQGATDTWTKSSYSTGNGACVEVKSPVTAAMAVRDSKVPEGPVLAFPANAWNTFVASVKA, encoded by the coding sequence ATGGCAATTCGTCAGGGTGCCACGGACACGTGGACCAAGTCCTCGTACTCGACAGGGAACGGCGCGTGCGTCGAGGTCAAGTCGCCGGTCACGGCGGCCATGGCGGTACGGGACTCCAAGGTGCCCGAGGGCCCCGTCCTGGCGTTCCCCGCGAACGCGTGGAACACCTTCGTGGCGTCGGTCAAGGCGTGA
- a CDS encoding MFS transporter has product MRSYRELFRTPEFTPFFLGSAAQGAALTIGGLALATLVYRATDSPLLSAVSMFGPQLAQMLGATFLLSAADRLPPRAALSGIALAFALCTAVQALPGLPLGAAFAVVFVQGLVSSLGGGVTGGLLNEILPKGGFVLGRSVFNMVFGLVQIVGFATGGALLAVLSPRACLLLSAALYATASLVLRLGLTARPARATGRPSVAATWRTNALLWSSRPRRLAYLGMWLPNGLIVGCESLYVSYDPGAAGALFACAALGMFAGDLTVGRLVPPALRPRLPIPLLTLLAAPYLLFALHPSLPWSALVVCVASVGFGATLAQQERLMSVTPDELAGHAQGLRGAGMLTMQGLAAALAGTLAQLTTPATAMTCLALTSLTVTLALATAHRRAGEEATATATP; this is encoded by the coding sequence ATGCGCAGCTACCGCGAGCTCTTCCGGACCCCCGAGTTCACGCCGTTCTTCCTCGGCTCCGCCGCCCAGGGCGCGGCCCTGACGATCGGCGGGCTCGCGCTCGCCACCCTCGTCTACCGGGCCACCGACTCGCCGCTGCTGTCGGCGGTCAGCATGTTCGGGCCGCAGCTCGCGCAGATGCTCGGGGCGACCTTCCTGCTGTCGGCCGCCGACCGGCTCCCGCCGCGCGCGGCGCTCAGCGGCATCGCCCTGGCCTTCGCGCTCTGCACGGCCGTCCAGGCGCTGCCCGGCCTGCCGCTCGGGGCGGCCTTCGCCGTGGTCTTCGTCCAGGGCCTGGTCTCCTCGCTGGGCGGCGGGGTGACCGGCGGCCTGCTCAACGAGATCCTCCCCAAGGGCGGCTTCGTCCTCGGGCGTTCGGTGTTCAACATGGTCTTCGGGCTGGTGCAGATCGTCGGCTTCGCGACCGGCGGCGCCCTCCTGGCCGTACTGTCCCCCCGCGCCTGTCTGCTCCTGTCGGCGGCGCTGTACGCCACCGCGTCCCTCGTCCTGCGGCTCGGCCTGACGGCCCGCCCGGCCCGTGCCACGGGTCGCCCGTCGGTGGCGGCGACCTGGCGCACCAACGCCCTGCTGTGGTCCTCGCGCCCCCGCCGCCTCGCCTACCTCGGCATGTGGCTGCCCAACGGCCTCATCGTCGGCTGCGAGTCCCTTTACGTCTCCTACGACCCCGGAGCCGCCGGCGCCCTGTTCGCCTGCGCGGCGCTGGGCATGTTCGCCGGCGACCTGACCGTCGGCCGCCTGGTGCCGCCCGCCCTGCGCCCCCGCCTGCCGATCCCGCTCCTGACGCTGCTGGCCGCGCCGTACCTGCTGTTCGCTCTGCACCCGTCCCTGCCCTGGTCCGCCCTGGTGGTGTGCGTCGCCTCGGTCGGCTTCGGCGCGACCCTGGCCCAGCAGGAACGCCTCATGTCCGTGACGCCGGACGAACTCGCGGGCCACGCCCAGGGGTTGCGGGGAGCCGGGATGCTCACCATGCAGGGCCTCGCCGCCGCCCTGGCAGGCACCCTCGCCCAACTGACCACGCCGGCCACGGCGATGACCTGCCTGGCCCTCACATCCCTCACGGTCACCCTGGCCCTGGCGACGGCCCACCGCCGGGCGGGGGAGGAGGCGACGGCGACCGCTACTCCCTGA
- a CDS encoding MerR family transcriptional regulator yields MTEDEAVDEELLTIGAFAARARLSAKALRLYDRLGLLVPARVDEASGYRYYRADQVERARTVALLRQLDMPLARVAEVVGAPNGATAAGRLAAYWADVETRVAGQRALAEYLRGRLSGRSSGMSEKFVIETVDVPERVVIAETRHVLADELPVWIGSALGRLEAAARECGGVTAPPFVVYHAEVSPESDGPAEACVPVADEAAARAWLAREGRTRATSVRVEPAQRLAFTRITKAQVAHPQILAAFEAVEEWIARQGLEQAGPCREVYFADWEAAGAGDPVCDVAFPVR; encoded by the coding sequence GTGACGGAGGATGAGGCCGTGGACGAGGAACTGCTCACCATCGGCGCGTTCGCGGCGCGGGCGCGGCTGTCCGCCAAGGCGCTGCGGCTGTACGACCGGCTGGGCCTGCTGGTGCCGGCCCGGGTCGACGAGGCCAGCGGCTACCGGTACTACCGGGCCGACCAGGTCGAACGGGCCCGTACGGTCGCGCTGCTGCGCCAGCTGGACATGCCGCTCGCGCGGGTCGCCGAGGTGGTCGGGGCCCCGAACGGGGCCACGGCCGCCGGCCGGCTCGCCGCCTACTGGGCGGACGTCGAGACGCGGGTGGCGGGGCAGCGTGCGCTCGCCGAGTACCTCCGTGGACGACTGTCGGGGAGGAGCTCCGGGATGAGCGAGAAATTCGTGATCGAGACGGTGGACGTGCCCGAGCGGGTGGTGATCGCCGAGACCCGTCATGTGCTGGCGGACGAGCTGCCGGTGTGGATCGGGTCGGCGCTGGGCCGGCTCGAGGCAGCCGCGCGGGAGTGCGGCGGGGTCACGGCGCCGCCGTTCGTCGTGTACCACGCCGAGGTGTCACCGGAGAGCGACGGGCCCGCCGAGGCGTGTGTGCCGGTCGCGGACGAGGCGGCGGCCCGGGCCTGGCTCGCCCGGGAGGGCCGTACACGCGCCACCTCGGTGCGGGTGGAGCCCGCACAGCGGCTGGCCTTCACCCGGATCACCAAGGCGCAGGTGGCGCATCCGCAGATCCTGGCGGCGTTCGAGGCGGTGGAGGAGTGGATCGCCCGGCAGGGGCTCGAGCAGGCGGGTCCGTGCCGTGAGGTGTACTTCGCGGACTGGGAGGCGGCGGGAGCCGGGGACCCGGTGTGCGATGTGGCCTTCCCGGTGAGGTGA
- a CDS encoding enoyl-CoA hydratase-related protein, which translates to MPSLDRQENVFVLDLGDGENRFHPDWIAAFGAALDEVEKADGPRALVTAATGKFWSNGLDLEWLTAHADDYHDYVVSVHQLFARVLSLPLVTVAALQGHTFAAGAMLSLAHDFRVMRADRGYWCLPEADINIPFTPGMSALIQSRLTPRTAHEAMITARRCGGADAESAGIVDRTVPEDAVRSTAIELAQAQVNKAGDTVGTIKSRMYGPVLSTLRATTNPLG; encoded by the coding sequence ATGCCGTCGCTCGACCGCCAGGAGAACGTCTTCGTCCTCGACCTCGGGGACGGCGAGAACCGCTTCCACCCCGACTGGATCGCCGCGTTCGGTGCCGCGCTGGACGAGGTGGAGAAGGCGGACGGCCCGCGCGCCCTGGTCACCGCCGCCACGGGCAAGTTCTGGTCCAACGGGCTCGACCTGGAGTGGCTGACCGCCCACGCCGACGACTACCACGACTACGTCGTCTCCGTGCACCAGCTCTTCGCGCGCGTGCTGTCCCTGCCGCTCGTGACGGTCGCCGCGCTCCAGGGCCACACCTTCGCCGCCGGCGCGATGCTCTCCCTCGCGCACGACTTCCGGGTGATGCGCGCCGACCGCGGCTACTGGTGCCTGCCCGAGGCGGACATCAACATCCCGTTCACGCCCGGCATGTCCGCCCTCATCCAGTCCCGGCTCACCCCGCGGACGGCGCACGAGGCGATGATCACCGCCCGCCGCTGCGGGGGGGCCGACGCCGAGTCGGCCGGCATCGTCGACCGGACGGTCCCCGAGGACGCCGTACGCTCCACGGCGATCGAACTGGCCCAGGCCCAGGTCAACAAGGCGGGCGACACCGTCGGCACCATCAAGTCCCGTATGTACGGCCCGGTCCTGTCGACCCTGCGCGCCACCACGAACCCGCTGGGTTGA
- a CDS encoding helix-turn-helix domain-containing protein: MADSPLSDRLDDDDYPAYTMGRAAEMLGTTPGFLRALGEARLITPLRSEGGHRRYSRYQLRIAARARELVDKGTPIEAACRIIILEDQLEEAQRINAEYRRAAQEGSDDSGN, translated from the coding sequence ATGGCAGATTCCCCACTCAGCGACCGGCTGGACGACGACGACTACCCCGCCTACACGATGGGCCGGGCCGCCGAGATGCTCGGCACCACACCGGGCTTCCTCCGCGCGCTCGGCGAGGCGCGGCTGATCACTCCGCTGCGCTCCGAGGGCGGGCACCGGCGGTACTCCCGCTACCAGTTGCGCATCGCCGCCCGCGCCCGCGAGCTCGTCGACAAGGGCACGCCGATCGAGGCCGCGTGCCGGATCATCATCCTCGAGGACCAGCTCGAGGAAGCCCAGCGCATCAACGCCGAGTACCGGCGCGCCGCGCAGGAAGGGTCCGATGACTCCGGGAACTGA